From one Alicyclobacillus acidocaldarius subsp. acidocaldarius Tc-4-1 genomic stretch:
- a CDS encoding YhbD family protein — MDEELISKKELLDLAGISYGQLYRWKRKKLIPEEWFIRKATFTGQETFFPRDKILSRIEQIKQWKEDVPLDELAKRLSPAGVEIERAGDDLVRLGIVGDLAWRLYADAVPNARILAFPDIVCVYLVHEALESGQVSVDEARQLTAAYPRFVTVFRDMQMRVDLVRKLGVGTWLARAPNAEIALDPQANVAFSVDVASAVEQLKLKLM, encoded by the coding sequence ATGGACGAGGAACTGATCTCGAAAAAGGAGTTACTCGATCTCGCCGGGATTTCCTACGGCCAATTGTACCGCTGGAAGCGAAAGAAGCTCATCCCGGAGGAGTGGTTCATCCGCAAGGCTACGTTCACCGGCCAGGAGACCTTCTTTCCCCGCGACAAGATTCTCAGTCGCATCGAGCAGATTAAACAGTGGAAGGAAGACGTTCCGCTCGATGAACTGGCGAAGCGCCTCTCGCCGGCGGGCGTCGAGATTGAGCGCGCAGGAGATGACCTCGTGCGCCTCGGGATTGTGGGCGATCTCGCCTGGCGCCTCTACGCCGACGCGGTTCCGAACGCCCGCATCTTGGCATTTCCGGACATCGTCTGCGTATACCTCGTGCACGAGGCGCTGGAGAGCGGCCAGGTCAGCGTGGACGAGGCGCGGCAGCTCACCGCCGCGTACCCTCGTTTCGTAACAGTGTTTCGTGACATGCAGATGCGTGTCGATCTCGTCCGCAAGCTCGGCGTCGGGACCTGGCTGGCGCGCGCGCCAAACGCCGAGATCGCGCTTGACCCGCAGGCCAACGTCGCGTTCTCCGTCGATGTGGCGAGCGCTGTGGAACAGCTGAAGCTGAAGCTGATGTGA
- a CDS encoding peptide ABC transporter substrate-binding protein, with translation MVRKMRKRALVSGAAAAAIVLGVTGCGTAANNTSYSTSPSNVGSATSASAGAASVNPAGVIDYALPPQTDLNWFLPIFNAANDSLYNAQIVDQMYIPMLVLNNDYSINWQDSIAKNITYNKQGTVYHIFLNPKWKWSNGQPVTSKDVLFTWNVIKAASAPNAPSPWPFVGVGTGDIPNGVKSVVANGPYEVTITLKQPANQQWFIYNGIIQLTPLPASYMDVKSNIVDEIKYLGANATNMMFDKVVDGPFKPLLAKDKQEWVIVPNPSYAGHKPQVSKIVFQYEGSNEAEFAALRSGQINVGYLDQSQLGSESALTSMGDTVTPEYAFGIFWIEMNMYKGSPNASIFDQLPVRQALQMAIDRQTIVKDIYKGFAVPLYGPIPPQPATKFYDPAVNGLYSFNLAKAKQTLENAGWHLKNGVMTNAQGKKMEFTMMYVTGSESTQQEAELVQQDLAQIGVKVQLKGEPFSQFISITSDSSNHSWDLALGSGWVYNGPGYYPTGEGLFNTGASSGTGFSDPKEDQLINATHQPYPTEAQTMKVFDEYEMYTAKVLPFLWTVNPATLVVVAPHVQGVLQHLNAADGLPEMQYWYVTK, from the coding sequence ATGGTGCGAAAAATGAGAAAACGAGCGCTTGTTTCTGGCGCAGCTGCAGCAGCCATTGTGCTGGGGGTCACAGGGTGCGGCACGGCCGCCAATAACACTTCGTACAGCACATCTCCTTCGAATGTAGGGAGTGCGACCAGTGCATCGGCTGGCGCGGCCAGTGTCAATCCCGCGGGCGTCATTGATTACGCGCTGCCTCCGCAGACGGACCTCAACTGGTTCCTTCCCATCTTTAACGCGGCGAACGATTCGCTTTATAACGCTCAGATTGTGGATCAGATGTACATCCCGATGCTGGTGCTGAACAACGATTACAGCATCAACTGGCAGGATTCCATCGCGAAGAACATCACCTACAACAAGCAAGGTACGGTCTATCACATTTTCTTGAATCCAAAGTGGAAGTGGTCCAACGGCCAACCGGTGACTTCCAAGGACGTGCTTTTCACGTGGAACGTGATTAAGGCGGCGTCTGCGCCGAACGCGCCGAGCCCGTGGCCGTTTGTGGGTGTGGGCACCGGCGACATTCCGAACGGCGTGAAGAGCGTGGTGGCGAATGGCCCGTACGAGGTCACCATCACCCTGAAGCAGCCGGCGAACCAGCAGTGGTTCATCTACAACGGCATCATCCAGCTCACGCCGCTTCCTGCTTCCTACATGGACGTGAAGTCGAACATCGTCGACGAGATCAAGTACCTGGGTGCCAATGCGACCAACATGATGTTCGACAAGGTCGTCGACGGCCCGTTCAAGCCGCTCTTAGCCAAGGATAAGCAGGAGTGGGTGATTGTCCCGAACCCGAGCTACGCGGGCCACAAGCCTCAGGTGAGCAAGATTGTCTTCCAGTACGAGGGCTCGAACGAGGCAGAATTCGCCGCGCTGCGCAGCGGTCAGATCAATGTGGGTTACCTGGATCAGTCGCAGCTCGGCTCCGAGTCCGCGCTCACCTCGATGGGCGACACGGTGACACCGGAATATGCATTCGGCATCTTCTGGATTGAGATGAACATGTACAAGGGCTCGCCGAATGCCAGCATCTTTGATCAGCTGCCGGTTCGCCAGGCGCTGCAGATGGCGATTGACCGCCAGACCATCGTGAAGGACATCTACAAGGGCTTCGCGGTGCCCCTGTACGGGCCGATTCCGCCGCAGCCTGCGACGAAGTTCTATGATCCGGCCGTGAACGGCCTCTACAGCTTCAACCTCGCGAAGGCGAAGCAGACACTGGAGAACGCCGGCTGGCACCTGAAGAACGGTGTCATGACCAACGCGCAAGGCAAGAAGATGGAGTTCACGATGATGTACGTCACCGGCAGCGAGTCGACGCAGCAGGAGGCGGAGCTCGTTCAGCAGGACCTGGCGCAGATCGGCGTGAAGGTGCAGCTCAAGGGCGAGCCGTTCTCGCAGTTCATCTCCATCACGTCGGACTCGAGCAACCACTCCTGGGATCTCGCACTTGGCTCCGGCTGGGTGTACAACGGTCCTGGTTACTACCCGACCGGCGAGGGACTGTTCAACACCGGCGCGTCGAGCGGCACGGGCTTCAGCGATCCGAAGGAAGACCAGCTGATCAACGCCACGCACCAGCCGTATCCGACCGAAGCGCAGACCATGAAGGTGTTCGACGAGTACGAGATGTACACGGCAAAGGTTCTGCCGTTTTTGTGGACGGTCAATCCGGCCACGCTCGTCGTGGTGGCTCCGCACGTGCAGGGCGTGTTGCAGCACCTGAACGCGGCAGACGGCCTGCCCGAGATGCAGTACTGGTATGTGACGAAGTGA
- a CDS encoding polymer-forming cytoskeletal protein, whose translation MGDGAKPKLTVMGQSTAAGGDFGRVRIMGQAVVKGPLTCERLRVMGELEARADVSAEAATIMGQASCRGDVTAAKLQVMGALECDGHLSAGVFKTAGEVVVRGNCGADRALIRGALTVEGLFSADEARFRLHGPCRVREMGMGRLTVELPRYLWKSSMRRHGTLEADVIEADEVHLVHTRARVVRAQVVRLGPGCEIERVEYGQSYEAHPDAKVGRVIDAGRPE comes from the coding sequence ATGGGAGACGGGGCGAAGCCGAAGCTGACGGTCATGGGCCAGTCCACCGCGGCGGGTGGCGACTTCGGGCGCGTGCGGATCATGGGGCAGGCGGTCGTCAAGGGGCCACTCACCTGTGAGCGCCTCCGCGTGATGGGCGAGCTGGAAGCGAGAGCGGACGTGTCGGCGGAGGCGGCGACCATTATGGGACAGGCGAGCTGTCGCGGTGATGTGACCGCCGCCAAGCTGCAGGTGATGGGGGCGCTCGAATGCGACGGGCACTTGTCTGCGGGAGTATTCAAGACGGCGGGCGAGGTCGTCGTCCGTGGAAACTGCGGCGCCGATCGCGCCCTCATTCGCGGTGCGCTGACCGTTGAGGGGCTGTTCTCCGCGGACGAGGCCCGGTTTCGGCTGCACGGCCCGTGCCGGGTGCGCGAGATGGGGATGGGTCGGCTCACCGTCGAGCTGCCGCGGTATCTCTGGAAATCGTCGATGCGCAGGCACGGGACGCTCGAGGCGGACGTCATTGAGGCGGACGAGGTCCACCTCGTTCACACCCGCGCCCGCGTGGTGCGGGCGCAGGTGGTGCGGCTTGGCCCAGGATGCGAGATTGAACGCGTGGAATATGGTCAGTCGTACGAGGCGCACCCGGACGCCAAGGTGGGGCGGGTCATCGACGCGGGTAGGCCTGAATAA
- a CDS encoding MDR family MFS transporter, whose protein sequence is MQVDRTSNQGLVVLALLLGIFVAAMDNTIVATATGNIVAHLGGLEQIVWITAAYMLTEMAGMPIFGKLSDMYGRKRFFMFGIAAFLIGSILCGTAQNMTELAIYRAIQGIGGGALMPIAFTIIFDVVPPKEQGKFSGLFGAVFGMASIFGPLLGAYITQHWSWRIVFYINVPIGVVAFLLILCAYRESARHGRQAIDWLGIFTLVPGVTALTFALEFGGQTYPWNSAPILAGFAVSAALLALFFAVELRAKEPVVSLHLFRKRSFAVSNVAGILSGSAYIVAVVWVPIYVQGVRGGSPIDAGLFLLPMMVGSSVTAPMAGRFASRAPYRTVLLPFAIVFCAGIALLLGLRADTPTWRVILDMAVVGLGIGPFFSVTGMAAMGDLDAQNRGAGSSTNSFVRELGMTVGIVIYGAIQKHAFAHQVAEAFQGVPQASAFSHMDPRAIMSPETREHMPGFVLQKLTDALNQSIHSAFLWDLVPCVLTVVAVWMFGTSRFRAPAWSNAPSGETVE, encoded by the coding sequence GTGCAGGTAGATCGGACTTCGAACCAAGGGCTCGTGGTGCTGGCCCTGCTCTTGGGCATCTTTGTCGCGGCCATGGACAACACGATTGTGGCCACCGCGACGGGCAACATCGTGGCGCACCTGGGCGGCCTCGAGCAGATTGTGTGGATCACGGCGGCGTACATGCTGACGGAGATGGCCGGCATGCCCATCTTCGGCAAGTTGTCCGACATGTACGGGCGCAAGCGGTTTTTCATGTTTGGCATCGCGGCGTTTCTCATCGGCTCCATCCTGTGTGGGACGGCGCAGAACATGACTGAACTCGCCATCTACCGCGCGATTCAGGGGATTGGCGGCGGTGCGCTGATGCCCATTGCGTTCACGATCATCTTTGACGTAGTGCCGCCGAAGGAGCAGGGCAAGTTCTCGGGGCTCTTTGGCGCGGTCTTCGGCATGGCGAGCATCTTCGGCCCGCTTCTCGGCGCGTACATCACCCAGCACTGGTCGTGGCGGATCGTCTTCTACATCAACGTGCCGATTGGTGTTGTCGCGTTTCTGCTCATCCTGTGCGCGTACCGCGAGTCGGCGCGGCACGGCCGGCAGGCCATTGACTGGCTCGGCATCTTCACGCTGGTGCCCGGCGTGACGGCGCTCACGTTCGCGCTGGAATTCGGCGGACAGACGTATCCGTGGAACTCCGCGCCCATCCTGGCCGGTTTCGCCGTTTCCGCGGCGCTCCTCGCGCTCTTTTTCGCCGTGGAGCTGCGCGCCAAGGAGCCCGTGGTCTCGCTTCACCTCTTTCGAAAGCGATCCTTCGCTGTCTCGAACGTGGCAGGGATCTTGAGCGGCAGCGCGTACATCGTCGCGGTGGTGTGGGTGCCGATTTACGTGCAGGGCGTGCGCGGCGGATCGCCCATCGATGCGGGGCTGTTTCTCCTGCCGATGATGGTCGGATCGTCCGTGACCGCGCCGATGGCGGGGCGCTTCGCGAGCCGCGCGCCTTATCGCACCGTGCTCTTGCCGTTCGCCATCGTCTTCTGCGCCGGCATCGCGCTGCTTCTCGGGCTCCGGGCCGATACGCCGACGTGGCGCGTGATCCTCGACATGGCCGTGGTGGGGCTTGGCATCGGGCCATTCTTCTCCGTCACCGGCATGGCCGCGATGGGCGATCTCGACGCGCAAAACCGCGGCGCGGGCAGTTCCACGAACAGCTTCGTCCGCGAACTCGGTATGACGGTCGGGATTGTGATCTACGGCGCGATTCAGAAGCACGCGTTCGCCCATCAAGTGGCCGAGGCGTTTCAAGGCGTTCCTCAGGCGAGCGCGTTCAGCCACATGGATCCTCGCGCCATCATGTCGCCTGAGACGCGCGAGCACATGCCCGGCTTTGTGCTGCAGAAGCTCACAGACGCGCTGAATCAGTCCATTCACTCTGCGTTCCTTTGGGATCTCGTTCCATGTGTGCTGACCGTGGTGGCGGTGTGGATGTTTGGGACATCTCGCTTTCGGGCGCCGGCCTGGTCCAACGCTCCGAGCGGCGAGACGGTGGAGTGA
- a CDS encoding DinB family protein: MLKEMQDLHDLYVKVHATIHQMVDGLTDDQWVKKPADNFNNIASILEHTLLVERRFFAQLKGEPTDIDARAPFLATSWDVAKIKAMWSENERLAKEAFDHLTAEELDQPGAKLGVGEVNKRQLAAYAIAHTAHHRGQIPLVKKLLGI; this comes from the coding sequence ATGTTGAAAGAGATGCAGGATCTCCACGATTTGTACGTGAAGGTCCACGCGACGATTCATCAGATGGTCGATGGGCTGACGGACGATCAGTGGGTCAAGAAGCCGGCGGACAACTTCAACAACATCGCGTCCATTTTGGAACACACGCTGCTCGTGGAACGCCGCTTCTTCGCGCAGTTGAAGGGAGAACCGACAGACATCGACGCGCGGGCGCCGTTTTTGGCGACGAGTTGGGATGTCGCGAAGATCAAGGCGATGTGGTCGGAAAACGAGCGGCTGGCCAAGGAGGCGTTTGATCACCTCACGGCTGAGGAGTTGGATCAGCCGGGCGCCAAGCTCGGTGTCGGCGAGGTGAACAAGCGGCAACTCGCCGCTTACGCCATCGCGCACACGGCGCACCACCGCGGGCAGATTCCGCTCGTGAAGAAGCTGCTAGGCATTTGA
- a CDS encoding manganese-dependent inorganic pyrophosphatase, which translates to MAKRLIFGHRNPDTDAITSAIAYAHLKRELGEDVEPVALGEPNPETQFVLSHFGVAAPRVVESVAGEVDEVILVDHNERQQSAPDVDQVKVVEVIDHHRIANFETADPLYYRAEPVGCTATILNKLYKEKNVSIPRHVAGIMLSAIISDTLLLKSPTCTEEDVKAARELAELAGVKLEEYGLQMLKAGADLSQKTVDELLTLDAKEFQMGNHKVEIAQVNAVDVNDVLAKKAEILQAIEKKIAEKGLDLFFFVVTDILNNDSVGLALGSAAHAVEEAYGVKLEEHQALLKGVVSRKKQIVPVLTEALSK; encoded by the coding sequence ATGGCGAAGCGCTTGATTTTCGGCCATCGAAATCCGGATACCGACGCGATCACGTCCGCGATCGCATACGCTCACCTGAAGCGCGAACTGGGGGAGGACGTGGAGCCCGTTGCGCTCGGCGAGCCCAACCCTGAGACGCAGTTCGTCCTGAGCCATTTCGGCGTGGCCGCGCCGCGCGTGGTCGAAAGCGTGGCGGGAGAAGTGGACGAGGTCATCCTGGTGGATCACAACGAGCGGCAGCAGAGCGCGCCGGACGTCGACCAGGTGAAGGTGGTGGAGGTCATCGATCACCACCGCATCGCGAACTTCGAGACGGCGGATCCGCTCTACTACCGCGCGGAGCCGGTCGGGTGCACGGCCACCATTCTCAACAAGCTGTACAAAGAGAAGAACGTGTCGATCCCGCGCCATGTGGCCGGCATCATGCTCTCGGCCATCATCTCGGACACGCTGCTCCTCAAATCGCCCACGTGCACGGAGGAGGACGTGAAGGCCGCGCGCGAGCTCGCCGAGCTGGCTGGCGTGAAGCTCGAGGAGTACGGCCTTCAGATGCTCAAGGCGGGCGCGGACCTCAGCCAGAAGACGGTCGACGAATTGCTGACGCTCGACGCAAAGGAGTTCCAGATGGGGAACCACAAGGTCGAGATCGCGCAGGTCAACGCGGTCGACGTGAACGACGTGCTCGCCAAGAAGGCCGAGATCCTGCAGGCCATCGAGAAGAAGATCGCCGAAAAGGGCCTGGATCTGTTCTTCTTCGTCGTGACGGACATCTTGAACAACGACTCGGTCGGCCTGGCGCTTGGAAGCGCGGCGCACGCAGTCGAAGAGGCGTACGGCGTGAAGCTCGAGGAGCATCAGGCCTTGTTGAAGGGCGTCGTCTCGCGCAAGAAGCAGATTGTGCCGGTGCTGACGGAGGCGCTCTCGAAGTAA
- the thiE gene encoding thiamine phosphate synthase, whose protein sequence is MTHVLHVLSDRARGAKVPLEDALWLAALGGADVIQVREKKAPALAVFEFACALLARIREAGASARVLVNDRLDVAMAAGADGVHLAAKSLPVAVAREVVKRAGGGLVVGCSVHSIEEAKAAEAAGADYVTFGHIFPTASHPGLPPKGVRELARVVEVLSIPVVAIGGIDAGNVGEVLATGASGVAVIGAVVEAADPRAAAARLKEAMARSPVTPKVPFPTLEGGMRRARV, encoded by the coding sequence ATGACCCATGTGCTCCATGTGTTGAGTGATCGCGCCCGCGGCGCAAAGGTTCCGCTCGAAGACGCGCTGTGGCTTGCGGCGTTAGGCGGGGCCGACGTGATTCAGGTCCGGGAGAAGAAGGCGCCGGCTCTCGCCGTGTTCGAATTCGCGTGTGCGCTTTTGGCGCGGATCCGCGAGGCGGGAGCGAGCGCGCGCGTGTTGGTGAACGACCGCCTGGACGTGGCAATGGCGGCAGGCGCGGACGGCGTGCATCTGGCGGCCAAGTCGCTGCCGGTGGCGGTCGCGCGCGAGGTGGTCAAGCGGGCGGGCGGCGGGCTTGTCGTCGGCTGTTCCGTGCATTCGATCGAGGAAGCGAAGGCCGCCGAGGCCGCGGGCGCAGACTACGTCACGTTCGGCCACATCTTCCCGACCGCGTCTCACCCGGGACTGCCGCCAAAGGGCGTGCGTGAGCTCGCTCGGGTGGTCGAGGTGCTGTCCATCCCGGTGGTGGCGATTGGCGGCATTGACGCGGGAAACGTGGGCGAGGTGTTGGCGACCGGCGCGAGCGGCGTGGCCGTGATCGGCGCGGTGGTGGAGGCCGCGGATCCGCGCGCGGCCGCGGCGAGGCTCAAAGAGGCCATGGCGAGATCGCCCGTGACGCCCAAGGTCCCGTTTCCAACGCTGGAAGGGGGGATGCGGCGTGCGCGCGTATGA
- a CDS encoding peptide ABC transporter substrate-binding protein, with translation MKRRGKGIAAAGMAAAIVLGATGCGASSRVQSSSHAVGGNAGAASASANGGVIEYAVQPATDLNWFLPLFTGPTDTLANAQLVYQMFVPLLQLNNNYQIDWKNSIAEKVTYNSSGTVYHIYLNPKWKWSNGQPVTSSDLLFTWNVMKAACAPNAPSPWPYVGVGTGDIPNGIKSVVANGPYEVTVTLKQPTNQQWFIYNGLMQMTPMPAKYMDVKKNMTDELKYLGANGPNMMFDKVVDGPFEPVYAKDRQEWVLKPNPMYAGHKSTVSKLIFLYEGSNESELAALRSGQVNVGYIDPSESAAIPQLKSSGFTVAPEYMFAVFWTEMNMYPASPNSKIFNQLYVRQALMQAINNDEIAQDIYKGYAVPLHGPIPPEPKTQFYDPAVAKLYPYNPSAAKKLLEAHGWQLKNGVMTKGNEKMNFTMIYATGVETTVQEAELIQQELAQIGVKVSLKGMPFDQLISLTSNPKDTNWDLALGSGWIYSGPGYYPSGDGLFNTGAPSGTGYSNPTEDALINATHEPYSSTAETMKHFYQYEFYTAEQLPMLWNVNNATVAVIAPNVHNVLPYYNGAVGIPEMQYWTVSGQ, from the coding sequence GTGAAACGTCGCGGAAAAGGAATCGCCGCTGCAGGAATGGCGGCAGCCATCGTGCTGGGGGCCACGGGGTGTGGTGCCTCTTCCCGGGTGCAGAGCTCTTCTCACGCGGTCGGCGGAAACGCGGGTGCAGCGTCCGCCAGTGCAAACGGGGGCGTGATTGAGTACGCCGTCCAGCCGGCCACAGACCTGAACTGGTTCCTGCCGCTCTTCACCGGGCCCACGGACACGCTGGCCAATGCGCAGCTCGTGTACCAGATGTTCGTGCCGCTGCTCCAACTGAACAACAACTATCAAATTGACTGGAAGAATTCCATTGCCGAAAAGGTCACCTACAATTCCTCCGGAACGGTCTACCACATCTACCTGAACCCGAAGTGGAAATGGTCCAACGGTCAACCAGTGACGTCCTCGGATTTGCTCTTCACGTGGAACGTCATGAAAGCGGCCTGCGCTCCAAACGCGCCCTCCCCATGGCCTTACGTCGGCGTGGGCACGGGAGACATTCCGAACGGGATCAAGAGCGTCGTGGCGAATGGCCCGTACGAAGTGACGGTCACGCTGAAACAGCCGACCAACCAACAGTGGTTCATTTACAACGGTCTCATGCAGATGACGCCGATGCCGGCGAAGTACATGGATGTCAAGAAGAACATGACGGACGAGCTGAAGTATCTCGGGGCGAATGGGCCGAACATGATGTTTGACAAGGTCGTCGACGGGCCGTTTGAACCGGTGTATGCGAAGGATCGCCAGGAGTGGGTGCTCAAGCCGAACCCGATGTACGCCGGCCACAAGAGCACAGTGTCGAAGTTGATTTTCTTGTACGAGGGTTCCAACGAATCGGAGCTCGCAGCGCTGCGCAGTGGCCAGGTCAATGTCGGATACATCGATCCGTCCGAATCCGCAGCCATCCCGCAGTTAAAGTCATCCGGCTTCACGGTCGCGCCCGAATACATGTTTGCGGTCTTTTGGACGGAGATGAACATGTACCCGGCCTCGCCCAACTCGAAGATCTTCAATCAGCTCTACGTCCGCCAGGCCCTGATGCAGGCCATCAACAACGACGAAATTGCGCAGGACATTTATAAGGGGTACGCGGTACCGCTTCACGGGCCCATTCCGCCCGAACCCAAGACGCAGTTCTACGATCCGGCCGTGGCCAAGCTGTATCCTTACAATCCTTCCGCCGCGAAGAAGTTGCTTGAGGCCCACGGATGGCAGCTGAAAAACGGCGTCATGACCAAAGGCAACGAGAAGATGAATTTCACCATGATCTATGCCACGGGCGTCGAGACGACGGTGCAAGAGGCCGAACTGATTCAGCAGGAGCTTGCCCAGATTGGTGTCAAGGTGTCGCTAAAGGGGATGCCGTTTGATCAGTTAATTTCGCTGACGAGCAATCCGAAGGACACCAACTGGGATCTCGCGCTCGGCTCCGGGTGGATCTACAGCGGCCCCGGCTATTATCCGTCCGGCGATGGCCTGTTTAACACGGGTGCGCCGAGTGGTACGGGCTACAGCAATCCGACCGAGGACGCGCTCATCAATGCGACGCACGAACCGTACAGCTCCACAGCCGAGACGATGAAGCACTTCTATCAATACGAGTTCTACACGGCAGAGCAGTTGCCGATGCTCTGGAATGTGAACAACGCGACGGTCGCGGTCATCGCGCCGAACGTCCACAACGTGCTGCCGTACTACAACGGCGCGGTGGGGATTCCGGAGATGCAGTACTGGACAGTGTCGGGTCAGTGA
- a CDS encoding MFS transporter — MLRVFRWPAFTSVWLGQVLSQLGTQLFFIMAYWEVQLRSPYLLSAAGLALTLPNLLSAVGGSFVDRWDARYVMLWTDLARASVSLFGALVYALWPHAFVVVTLVILAAHGLGGSLFGPAESVILPRLVPDEDLTAANGLVMTTSRLALTVGSAIGGASLAAIGIPWIAAIDGLSFLASAAAVANVIRLWRREGRIWRDGAAEPRPKASVVSQMVEGWRAVARIRWFVAVLPLIVLLNFFFAGVDVLLSVWTHRVLHGGALQFGAINAALSLGQLLGSLFAGLAARMSARTGLLTFGALTSFAMLIFSFSRSVWLSLAMNVVLGVSVAIINAIGFALMQRAIPGEVRGRAFGLIYSFAGVAVPLASALAGASLHVVPVAAWMWLCSAACAALTIGWWRVAPKGTAGGPSADVASNA; from the coding sequence ATGTTACGGGTATTCCGATGGCCGGCGTTCACCTCGGTCTGGCTGGGGCAGGTCTTGTCACAGCTCGGCACGCAGCTGTTTTTCATCATGGCGTACTGGGAAGTTCAGCTCCGCTCGCCGTATCTGTTGTCCGCCGCGGGCCTGGCCCTGACACTTCCCAACCTCCTGTCTGCGGTGGGCGGCAGCTTCGTTGATCGCTGGGACGCCCGCTACGTGATGCTTTGGACTGATCTCGCTCGCGCCTCGGTCTCGCTGTTCGGCGCTCTCGTGTACGCCCTTTGGCCCCACGCGTTTGTGGTGGTCACGCTTGTCATCCTGGCCGCGCACGGCCTCGGAGGGAGTCTGTTTGGGCCGGCGGAGAGCGTCATTCTTCCGCGCCTGGTGCCCGACGAGGATCTGACGGCGGCCAATGGTCTGGTCATGACGACGTCGCGATTGGCACTGACCGTCGGCTCGGCCATCGGCGGCGCATCGCTCGCCGCCATCGGCATCCCTTGGATCGCGGCCATCGACGGCCTGAGCTTTCTCGCGAGTGCCGCCGCCGTGGCGAACGTCATTCGCCTGTGGCGGCGCGAGGGCCGGATCTGGCGGGATGGCGCGGCGGAACCGAGGCCGAAGGCTTCTGTGGTCTCGCAGATGGTGGAAGGTTGGCGCGCCGTCGCGCGAATTCGCTGGTTCGTTGCCGTCCTGCCCCTCATCGTGCTCCTGAACTTCTTCTTTGCAGGCGTGGACGTGCTGTTGTCGGTGTGGACGCACCGCGTGCTCCACGGAGGCGCCCTCCAATTCGGCGCCATCAACGCGGCGCTGTCGCTCGGACAGTTGCTCGGGAGCCTGTTCGCGGGACTCGCCGCGCGGATGAGCGCGCGCACCGGACTTCTCACCTTCGGCGCCCTGACGTCCTTTGCAATGCTCATCTTCAGCTTCTCTCGTTCCGTGTGGCTCTCGCTCGCGATGAATGTTGTGCTGGGCGTGTCGGTCGCCATCATCAACGCCATCGGCTTTGCCTTGATGCAGCGCGCGATTCCCGGGGAGGTGCGGGGCCGCGCGTTCGGCCTGATCTACTCGTTCGCGGGCGTGGCCGTCCCGCTTGCGTCCGCGCTCGCCGGCGCTTCGTTGCACGTGGTCCCCGTCGCGGCGTGGATGTGGCTCTGTTCCGCCGCCTGCGCCGCGCTCACCATAGGCTGGTGGCGCGTCGCGCCGAAAGGCACCGCCGGTGGTCCCTCGGCAGATGTGGCTTCGAACGCATGA
- a CDS encoding polymer-forming cytoskeletal protein yields the protein MPEDLEVSGRTSMGGGTYGRVEVNGMAKMQGDIACETCEVNGSAQVDGSLRVEGRLEVNGRMSVDGAIWAGAFEINGLCDVDGNCEVAEQAEVSGMARIQGALRAGVLKIGGRVKVEGPIEAERVRVTGNVQCGALMNADVIEFELMGKSKVREIGCSSLTAAVGSGGWFSKPRLEVEMIEGDRIEVEAVLARRIRGDVVVIGDDCRVDRVEYRTSFERRGSAVIGEAVQI from the coding sequence ATGCCTGAGGATCTAGAGGTGTCCGGCCGCACGTCGATGGGCGGCGGGACGTACGGGCGGGTCGAGGTCAACGGTATGGCGAAGATGCAGGGAGATATCGCTTGCGAGACGTGTGAAGTGAATGGGAGCGCGCAGGTGGATGGCAGCCTGCGGGTCGAGGGCCGACTCGAGGTAAACGGCCGCATGTCCGTGGACGGCGCCATTTGGGCGGGGGCATTCGAGATCAACGGGCTGTGCGACGTGGACGGCAACTGCGAGGTGGCGGAGCAGGCCGAAGTCTCAGGCATGGCGCGCATCCAGGGTGCCCTGCGCGCGGGCGTCCTGAAGATTGGCGGGCGTGTCAAGGTGGAGGGGCCCATCGAGGCGGAGCGCGTCCGCGTGACGGGCAATGTGCAATGCGGGGCGCTGATGAACGCGGACGTGATCGAGTTTGAGTTGATGGGCAAGTCCAAAGTGCGGGAGATTGGCTGCTCGTCGCTCACAGCTGCGGTTGGAAGCGGGGGATGGTTCTCGAAGCCGAGGCTCGAGGTGGAGATGATTGAAGGGGACCGTATCGAGGTGGAGGCGGTGCTGGCGCGCCGGATCCGGGGAGACGTGGTGGTCATCGGCGACGATTGCCGGGTCGATCGCGTCGAATACCGCACGTCGTTCGAGCGGCGTGGTTCGGCCGTGATTGGCGAAGCGGTGCAGATCTGA